A region of Pyxidicoccus parkwaysis DNA encodes the following proteins:
- a CDS encoding DUF1552 domain-containing protein, whose product MSRTKPWELSRRSVLRGAAGAVLALPWLEAMAPSVARAQAAGTKPPLRFVGMFHSAGVIPDQWFPTAEGSTYALPASLSPLEPVKNDVLVLSGLRLGSWDYYEKTHEGGFWMMLTASERIVTGTTDSIDQVIANATSSQVRVPSLTLSVENNGYYNPGYQDANGDGYIDPKTSSYDDTQDHCSGGEQCMVTFAKGQRLPNTYNPRVLFTRLFGSLTPTGPTDAERRIWTYRRSVLDHVASQAKSLQGKLGQADQLRLDEYLSGIRAIEQSIQKAEQGNPAPACSPGAQPVGIPMDRTAYADLMCDLIVKAFECDATRVATLMLGMCVSPMTFVVDGRTFSHHGDASHHGNDPVKKAAKVEIDKWQVTRLTHLVQKLKAVREGDGTLLDNVAVYYSSDISNSDWHNHYEMPVILAGRAGGAFRPGRHLRATDKRCGDVLLSILQAFGIPRGGFGPLAQAPLSGLA is encoded by the coding sequence GTGTCCAGAACGAAACCCTGGGAGCTCTCCCGTCGCAGCGTGCTGCGCGGTGCCGCAGGCGCGGTGCTCGCGCTTCCGTGGCTGGAGGCCATGGCGCCTTCCGTCGCGCGAGCACAGGCCGCCGGTACGAAACCCCCGCTGCGCTTCGTGGGCATGTTCCACTCCGCGGGCGTCATCCCGGACCAGTGGTTCCCCACCGCGGAGGGCTCCACCTACGCGCTGCCCGCGAGCCTCTCTCCGCTGGAGCCCGTGAAGAATGACGTGCTCGTGCTCAGCGGGCTGCGGCTCGGGAGCTGGGACTACTACGAGAAGACGCACGAAGGCGGCTTCTGGATGATGCTCACCGCCAGCGAGCGCATCGTCACGGGCACCACCGACTCCATCGACCAGGTGATTGCCAACGCCACGTCTTCGCAGGTTCGCGTGCCGTCGCTCACGCTGAGCGTGGAGAACAACGGCTACTACAACCCGGGCTACCAGGACGCGAACGGCGACGGGTACATCGACCCCAAGACTTCGTCGTACGACGACACGCAGGACCACTGCAGCGGTGGCGAGCAGTGCATGGTGACCTTCGCCAAGGGCCAGCGCCTGCCCAATACCTACAACCCGCGCGTGCTCTTCACGCGGCTGTTCGGCTCGCTGACGCCGACAGGACCCACGGATGCGGAGCGGCGCATCTGGACCTACCGCCGCAGCGTGCTGGACCACGTGGCGTCGCAGGCGAAGTCGCTGCAGGGGAAGCTCGGTCAGGCGGACCAGCTGCGCCTCGATGAGTACCTGTCCGGCATCCGCGCGATTGAGCAGTCCATCCAGAAGGCGGAGCAGGGCAACCCCGCGCCCGCGTGCAGCCCGGGCGCGCAGCCGGTGGGCATCCCCATGGACCGCACGGCGTACGCGGACCTGATGTGCGACCTCATCGTGAAGGCCTTCGAGTGCGATGCCACGCGCGTGGCCACGCTGATGCTGGGCATGTGCGTGAGCCCGATGACCTTCGTGGTGGACGGGCGCACGTTCTCGCATCACGGAGACGCGTCGCACCACGGCAATGACCCGGTGAAGAAGGCCGCGAAGGTGGAGATCGACAAGTGGCAGGTGACGCGGCTCACGCACCTCGTGCAGAAGCTGAAGGCGGTGCGCGAGGGCGACGGCACGCTGCTCGACAACGTGGCCGTCTACTACTCGAGCGACATCTCCAACAGCGACTGGCACAACCACTACGAGATGCCCGTCATCCTCGCGGGCCGCGCGGGCGGCGCCTTCCGTCCGGGACGGCACCTGCGCGCGACGGACAAGCGCTGCGGTGACGTGCTGCTGTCCATCCTCCAGGCCTTCGGCATTCCGCGCGGCGGGTTCGGTCCGCTCGCGCAGGCGCCGCTGTCCGGACTGGCGTGA
- a CDS encoding DUF6992 family protein: MLLLLAALPARAEEDGPAGAVCHGTPPSDAPRLSFEEAQPRICQLRGTLLSSAATDSGVGVRLTDVPAGSVERDHHLIELTQSRFAMNRKALKLLAGWSLANIAVSGVGYFTSDGDPWRTFHLSNVIFNVPVLGTVVLGAIVMAKQDPERLTLEETLSRAIMLERVLLAGIVVDVAVIGFGAFLWERGRLIGSDSLIGWGRADVFQGSVLLLFDSALFLMNARYDSKVMMMLAPEPNGGASVAMRMRF, from the coding sequence GTGCTGTTGCTCCTGGCCGCGCTCCCCGCTCGAGCGGAGGAGGATGGCCCGGCGGGAGCCGTGTGCCACGGTACGCCGCCCTCGGATGCGCCCCGGCTCTCGTTCGAGGAGGCGCAGCCGCGCATCTGCCAGCTTCGCGGCACCCTGCTCTCCTCGGCGGCCACCGACTCCGGCGTGGGCGTGAGGCTCACGGACGTGCCGGCCGGAAGTGTCGAGCGCGACCATCACCTGATAGAGCTGACCCAGAGTCGTTTCGCGATGAACAGGAAGGCGCTCAAGTTGCTCGCCGGGTGGTCGTTGGCGAACATCGCCGTGAGCGGCGTCGGTTACTTCACCTCGGATGGCGACCCGTGGCGCACGTTCCATCTGTCGAACGTCATCTTCAACGTGCCCGTCCTCGGCACGGTGGTGTTGGGCGCCATCGTCATGGCGAAGCAGGACCCGGAGCGGCTGACGCTGGAGGAGACCCTCTCCCGGGCCATCATGCTGGAGCGCGTCCTGCTCGCCGGCATCGTGGTGGACGTGGCCGTGATTGGCTTCGGTGCGTTCCTCTGGGAGCGCGGCCGGCTCATCGGCTCGGACTCGCTCATCGGCTGGGGCCGGGCCGACGTGTTCCAGGGCTCGGTGCTCCTGCTGTTCGACAGCGCCTTGTTCCTGATGAATGCCCGCTACGACTCGAAGGTCATGATGATGCTCGCGCCGGAGCCGAATGGCGGCGCGAGCGTCGCGATGCGGATGCGATTCTGA
- a CDS encoding DUF1592 domain-containing protein translates to MRANTFLFGLPLLLLACSNEKPAGPSTDEPGPSSSLSCSDGAHALRRLNRAEYDNTVRDLLGETSRPASTFPADPTGLGFDNDASLLSVSPALMEAYEASAGKLLDQAWTRDAAASTSGAAVRIEAESASATTGAAESNGTVWNLWSNGDLTATFNFAKAGDYQLAVRAWGTQAPPDPVKMDWLLDGVVVASFDVPATTPTLYTRQVKVTAPGQKRFAVRFTNDTYDPNTSTDRNLLVDWLEVTAPASTGGTAEPALRVCEPAQVGEQPCARQMVERLARKAWRRPATDAEVAQLMEVYTLVRSSGDSFELATKFALRGVLLSPHFLFQVVVTPAPDSGKRELTSRELASRLSYFLWSSQPDAELAALADEDKLKDPAVLEAQVRRMLKDSRSEALVQNFAGQWLGLRQVDGINPDPALFPQVDTALKQAMREEGESFFRTFLREDRSALDMLDADFTFVNDRLADYYGLPRPGSASASRVAVTNGRRGGLLAQAGLLAQSSLATRTSPVRRGKWVLGKLLCQEPPPPPPGVEGLPTTLPPGATLRQITEAHRSNPSCAGCHNVLDPIGFGLENYDAAGAWREVDNGSPVDSAGNFRGTAFQGPRQLAGILKQDPAFAECISRKALSYGLGRELTDADDPVVRGVDEHFAQGGYRLPELLVAVALSDSFRNRCPVPATP, encoded by the coding sequence ATGCGCGCCAATACATTCCTCTTCGGACTACCGCTGCTGCTCCTGGCCTGCTCGAATGAAAAGCCCGCGGGGCCCTCCACGGACGAGCCGGGGCCTTCGTCCTCGCTGAGCTGCTCGGACGGGGCGCACGCCCTGCGCCGTCTCAACCGCGCCGAGTACGACAACACCGTGAGAGATTTGCTCGGAGAGACGAGCCGGCCCGCGTCCACCTTCCCGGCGGACCCCACGGGCCTGGGCTTCGACAACGACGCGAGCCTGCTCAGCGTCTCGCCCGCGCTGATGGAGGCGTACGAGGCCTCCGCGGGCAAGCTCCTCGACCAGGCCTGGACGCGGGACGCGGCCGCGAGCACCTCGGGTGCCGCCGTGCGAATCGAAGCCGAGTCCGCCAGCGCGACGACGGGCGCGGCGGAGTCGAACGGCACGGTGTGGAACCTCTGGTCCAACGGCGACCTGACGGCGACCTTCAACTTCGCCAAGGCGGGGGACTACCAGCTCGCCGTGCGAGCGTGGGGCACGCAGGCGCCGCCGGACCCGGTGAAGATGGACTGGCTGCTGGACGGTGTGGTGGTGGCGTCCTTCGACGTGCCGGCCACCACGCCCACGCTCTACACGCGGCAGGTGAAGGTGACGGCGCCCGGGCAGAAGCGCTTCGCCGTGCGCTTCACCAACGACACGTATGACCCGAACACGTCCACGGACCGCAACCTCCTGGTGGACTGGCTGGAGGTGACGGCGCCGGCCTCGACGGGTGGCACGGCCGAGCCGGCCCTGCGCGTGTGCGAGCCGGCACAGGTGGGCGAGCAGCCGTGCGCGCGGCAGATGGTGGAGCGGCTCGCGCGCAAGGCGTGGCGCCGTCCCGCGACGGACGCGGAGGTCGCGCAGTTGATGGAGGTCTACACGCTGGTGCGCTCCTCGGGAGACAGCTTCGAGCTGGCGACGAAGTTCGCGCTCCGGGGCGTGCTGCTGTCGCCGCACTTCCTCTTCCAGGTGGTGGTGACGCCGGCCCCGGACTCGGGCAAGCGCGAGCTGACGAGCCGCGAATTGGCCTCGCGCCTCTCGTACTTCCTCTGGAGCAGCCAGCCGGATGCGGAGCTGGCCGCGCTGGCGGACGAGGACAAGCTGAAGGACCCGGCGGTGCTGGAGGCGCAGGTGCGGCGGATGCTGAAGGACTCGCGCTCCGAGGCGCTGGTGCAGAACTTCGCGGGACAGTGGTTGGGGCTGCGGCAGGTGGACGGCATCAACCCGGACCCGGCGCTCTTCCCGCAGGTGGACACCGCGCTGAAGCAGGCGATGCGTGAGGAAGGGGAGAGCTTCTTCCGCACCTTCCTTCGCGAGGACCGCAGCGCGCTCGACATGCTCGACGCGGACTTCACTTTCGTGAATGACCGGCTCGCGGACTACTACGGGCTGCCGAGGCCGGGCTCGGCTTCGGCATCACGCGTGGCTGTCACCAACGGGCGGCGCGGCGGGTTGCTCGCGCAGGCGGGGCTGCTGGCGCAGTCGTCGCTGGCCACGCGGACGTCGCCGGTGCGCCGGGGCAAGTGGGTGTTGGGGAAGCTGTTGTGCCAGGAGCCACCACCGCCTCCGCCCGGTGTGGAGGGCCTGCCCACGACGCTGCCGCCCGGGGCGACTCTGCGGCAGATTACGGAGGCGCACCGCTCGAATCCCTCGTGCGCGGGGTGCCACAACGTGCTGGACCCGATTGGCTTCGGCCTTGAGAACTACGACGCGGCGGGGGCCTGGCGCGAGGTGGACAACGGCTCGCCGGTGGACTCGGCGGGCAACTTCCGGGGCACCGCGTTCCAGGGACCGAGGCAGCTCGCGGGCATCCTCAAGCAGGACCCCGCGTTCGCGGAGTGCATCAGCCGCAAGGCGCTGTCCTATGGGCTGGGCCGCGAGTTGACGGACGCGGATGACCCCGTGGTGCGCGGCGTGGACGAGCACTTCGCTCAGGGAGGCTACCGCCTGCCGGAGTTGCTGGTGGCCGTCGCGCTCAGCGACAGCTTCCGCAACCGCTGCCCCGTGCCCGCGACGCCATGA
- a CDS encoding type 1 glutamine amidotransferase produces MRAVVFQHEAHEGVGLLGPALEEVGFKLVNRFRSVRREDVDADLVVVMGGPMGVYEADQHPFLHEELAILTERLANERPCLGVCLGAQLLASAAGAEVFPGKNGFEVGAAPVRWTQDGLKDPVIAGVRPKTVVAHWHGDTFKPVPGATLLASTDRYSQQAFRLGTSYAFQFHLELTAAELGSWYDLEAEDLQRRGKDLQELKAQLGKLKAAEAENTELLQRLARHFAQAAAAR; encoded by the coding sequence ATGCGCGCGGTGGTGTTCCAGCACGAGGCACACGAGGGAGTCGGCCTGTTGGGGCCGGCGCTGGAGGAGGTGGGCTTCAAGCTGGTGAACCGGTTCCGCTCGGTGCGCCGCGAGGACGTGGACGCGGACCTCGTCGTGGTGATGGGCGGCCCCATGGGCGTGTACGAGGCGGACCAGCACCCCTTCCTCCACGAGGAACTGGCCATCCTCACCGAGCGGCTCGCCAACGAGCGCCCGTGCCTGGGCGTCTGCCTCGGCGCCCAGCTCCTCGCGTCCGCCGCCGGCGCCGAGGTGTTCCCCGGCAAGAATGGCTTCGAGGTGGGCGCCGCCCCCGTGCGCTGGACGCAGGACGGCCTGAAGGACCCGGTGATTGCCGGCGTGCGCCCGAAGACAGTCGTGGCCCACTGGCACGGAGACACCTTCAAGCCCGTGCCCGGCGCCACGCTGCTCGCGTCCACGGACCGCTACTCGCAGCAGGCCTTCCGCCTGGGCACGTCCTACGCCTTCCAGTTCCACCTCGAGCTGACCGCCGCCGAGCTGGGCAGTTGGTACGACCTCGAGGCAGAGGACCTGCAGCGCCGCGGCAAGGACCTCCAGGAGCTGAAGGCCCAGCTCGGCAAGCTCAAGGCCGCCGAGGCGGAGAACACCGAACTCCTCCAGCGCCTCGCCCGCCACTTCGCACAGGCGGCGGCCGCGCGCTGA